One Cryomorphaceae bacterium 1068 DNA window includes the following coding sequences:
- a CDS encoding zinc ABC transporter substrate-binding protein has translation MRRHIFFILLILLAFGCSQNDQSQKRFLVVTTTSMIGDAMKAMLDTSVSVVSLMGPGTDPHLFKPTKQSLDYLAEADLIVANGLHLEGRMQDILEKMSKRKPVILLGTTLSDAELILPDGTSDYPDPHIWFDVQLWKHVLEASFPELKTLGVLDSMRSEEYLSNLDELHRWTLSEMAEIPIQNRVLLTAHDAFSYFGRAYEIRVLGLQGISTAAEYGLKDVEQMVDLIIAEQIGAVFVESSISSRSMEAVVSGVRQKGGELKLGGTLYSDAPGPEGSGAETYQKMVRHNVETIKIALQ, from the coding sequence ATGAGAAGGCACATTTTTTTTATACTGCTGATTTTACTCGCATTTGGCTGTAGCCAAAATGATCAAAGTCAAAAGCGTTTTTTGGTTGTCACAACGACCTCCATGATAGGCGATGCCATGAAAGCTATGCTCGACACGAGCGTATCGGTGGTATCACTCATGGGTCCCGGCACAGATCCGCATCTTTTCAAACCCACTAAGCAAAGCCTTGATTATTTGGCGGAAGCTGATTTAATCGTCGCAAACGGGCTGCATCTGGAAGGACGAATGCAGGATATCCTCGAAAAGATGTCAAAACGCAAGCCTGTCATTTTACTCGGAACTACTCTTTCGGATGCCGAACTTATTTTGCCCGATGGCACTTCCGATTATCCAGACCCGCACATCTGGTTTGACGTTCAACTCTGGAAACATGTTTTGGAAGCCTCGTTTCCTGAACTGAAAACACTGGGAGTTTTGGACTCGATGAGATCAGAGGAGTATTTGTCGAATTTAGATGAACTCCACCGCTGGACCCTTTCTGAAATGGCGGAGATTCCAATTCAGAACCGGGTTTTGCTCACCGCTCACGACGCTTTTTCCTATTTCGGTCGGGCATACGAAATTCGTGTTCTTGGACTTCAAGGAATCTCTACCGCCGCCGAATACGGCTTGAAAGATGTAGAGCAAATGGTAGATTTAATTATCGCTGAGCAGATTGGGGCAGTCTTCGTAGAGTCGAGTATTTCATCCCGATCCATGGAAGCCGTTGTTTCGGGCGTTCGCCAAAAAGGAGGTGAATTGAAGCTCGGTGGAACCCTCTATTCTGACGCCCCTGGCCCGGAAGGAAGCGGCGCTGAAACCTATCAAAAAATGGTGCGCCACAATGTAGAAACTATAAAAATAGCGTTGCAATGA
- a CDS encoding PorP/SprF family type IX secretion system membrane protein, producing the protein MKKQLVTTLAALALLFAQKNQAQDAQISQYQAAPILFNPANTGMLKFTDMRVAALYRTQWSSLATSINTFGVSFDLGTGDRFGFGGSFVNTDAANVINSSSFLASGAYQITNPNQTKYILSTGVQLGILYKRVNTSGLIFDAQYDGFIFDGDLPTRENFDRTSRFMIDANIGFAYKSTDRTKKVNPFADLAVFHLTMPNESFIGEEESRLPMRWMGNVGARIEVNRSFLMDASVLYMRQRESNQFLATVLGHYEIEGTAYQAIGGLGYRTSDALILHAGIRHNSNIFRISYDINTSELSDYSQNRGALEFSVIYRPGRRTSRAIY; encoded by the coding sequence ATGAAAAAGCAACTAGTAACAACTCTTGCAGCTTTGGCTCTTCTGTTCGCGCAGAAGAACCAAGCTCAAGACGCGCAGATTTCGCAGTACCAAGCTGCTCCAATTCTTTTCAATCCCGCCAATACGGGGATGCTGAAATTCACAGATATGAGAGTAGCAGCATTATACCGAACACAGTGGAGCTCATTGGCCACTAGTATAAATACGTTCGGTGTATCATTTGACTTAGGAACCGGAGATCGTTTTGGTTTCGGAGGGTCATTTGTAAATACTGATGCTGCTAACGTGATTAATTCTTCAAGTTTTTTAGCGTCAGGAGCTTATCAGATTACCAACCCTAATCAGACCAAGTACATCCTTTCAACGGGAGTTCAATTGGGGATTCTCTACAAAAGGGTGAACACGAGTGGTTTGATTTTCGACGCGCAATACGATGGATTTATCTTCGATGGCGATCTTCCGACCAGAGAGAATTTCGACAGGACATCCAGATTTATGATCGATGCCAATATCGGTTTTGCCTACAAGTCTACGGATAGAACGAAGAAAGTCAATCCCTTTGCTGACCTAGCCGTATTTCACCTCACTATGCCCAATGAGTCATTCATCGGCGAAGAGGAGTCAAGGCTTCCAATGCGATGGATGGGTAACGTAGGTGCCAGAATTGAAGTGAACCGAAGTTTTCTCATGGATGCGTCTGTCTTATACATGAGACAACGGGAGTCAAATCAATTTCTCGCTACTGTGCTCGGGCATTACGAAATAGAAGGAACGGCCTACCAAGCTATTGGTGGATTGGGGTACCGTACATCAGATGCTTTGATTCTTCATGCTGGAATCAGGCACAACTCAAATATTTTCAGAATCTCATATGACATCAATACGTCTGAATTGAGTGACTATTCACAAAACCGTGGTGCCCTCGAGTTTTCAGTGATCTATCGACCTGGAAGAAGAACGTCGAGAGCGATTTATTAG